GAGCTGGAAATCGGCGAACTGGAAGAGGAACTCGCGGTAACTGTCGGCGCTGTTGCGCGGCAGGATGTCGGCGCGCCAGCTCGTCGGTCCGCCGTCGTCGCGCGTGCCGTAGAACGTACCGGTCTCGGGATCGCGCCACCGCGACCCCGCAGGTTCGACCACGAGCGACGCATAGAGCCCTGCCTGCTGGTGCGTCGAGGGGCCGAAGTGGTCGTGGGTGAAGATCGTGCGGAGCGTCCTGTCCTGGCCGCGGTTGTTCAGGGTCGGGTCCTCGTACCAGCGCTGGACCGTCGTCTGCGCGCCGAGCGCGTCGACGCCCGGGACCGACCCGAAGAACGGATGCGGTTTCGCAGCGAGCGTTGTCTGTGCGGCGAGATCGTACAACCATAAGCCGCCGCGCTGGTTTATCGCATGGATGCGCTCCCGCACCTCCTGGGGGCTGAAGGTGCCGTCTTCGTAGTTGTAGCCGTTGCCCGAGCCGTCGGAGGAGGTGACGTCGAACTTGACCAGGTGGATGTGCTGCCCGATGATATCGGTCGGGGTCCTCACCTGGTAGTCGTCCAGCTCGTAGATGTTGGGAACGAGGTTGGTATGCAGAAAGGTCATGCAGTCGTTCGTGTTGGCCCTGAAGAAGAGCGGCTCCGGCGCTCTCGTACCGTTCAGTGTCGGCTCGACATCGCGCCACAGGGCGAGTATGCGCGACTGCGGGAAATGCCATCCCACTTTATTGAAGGTCATATCGAGCTGAATGGCGGCAGCCTTGTAGGTGCGCCTGTTGCCGGTTGCCGTGCCGAAATCGGTCAGGCAGGGGTCGGCAAAGGGCGCTCCCTGCGCCGGCGGACGGCCGTTCGTCTTGAACCCGCTCGTGCCCGTTGCCGGCGCGCCGTTCGGAAGGTAGCTGTTATGGAAGCGCTTCGCGTGGAAGTTCATCGCGAGCAGCTCCATCGGAGTCCCGCTCTCGGGTATCTGGATCGCGTCTGCCTCGTGGAGCACCTTGTCGAGGTTGAGCCGCATCTCGGCGACCGTGGTCGGGAATGTCGCCACGCCGCCGGTAATGATATGGCGCGGCAGACCTCCGTCGTGAACAGTGCCGTCCGCCTCTTTCGCGAAATCGAGCGGCGGATGGGGAGGCCGATGCCCGGCCAGGCCCGGGATATAGAAAGGATAGCCGGGGTTTCTGGTGGTGTCGTCGAAGACCACCTGGCCGGTGGTGTTATCGATATGAAGAGCGCCCGGCATCGGCGCCATGGCGCGGTGCGGAAGCGGCACCACCGCCGGGATCGGCGTCCCCGCCAGGATCTCCGCATCCGGCAGCGCACGCGCGCCGGGGAGCGGAGCGCCGGTTGCAGAATCGAGCTCGGTCCCCGCCTCGAAGACATCATGCACCCGCCAGAGCTCCCACATGCCCTGCGCGAAATGGGGATAGAAATGGCAATGGAAGATCGAATCGCCCACGGTCTGGTTCCGGTTGCCGGAACCGTTGTACGCGATGTCGTACGTGTAGCCCGAGCCGGGTCCGATCGCCTGGCTGTCGAGGTAGCTCGAGTCGTCGTCATCGGGGCTGAAGAGCCACTGATGGGCGTGGAGGTGGAATATATGGTGCTCTTTCGGCCCGGCATGGAGATTCCTGAACTTCACATGGTCGCCGATGTAGCTGTGGTGAACGTTCGAGGGGTCGTCGGGGTAGAAGGCGACGGTCGCCTTCGGCCCGGTGATGACCTGCCCTGTCCCGTCCGCAGCGTTTGCCGGGATATCGACCACCATCGCGGGGTCTCCCACTGCCCAGGAGGTGAGGAAGAACTCCTCGAACTTGCATTCGGGGCAGTCCCACATCGGCCCGACATTCTTGCGATTGGCGAGCACCTCGGCGCCTGCGCCGGCAGTGCCGTAGTTGATCGCGAAACCGTCCCGCACGCCGTGGAGCGTATGGCTCAGTATCGGGTCGGTAAACTCGGGGAATGCCTGCTTCGCGAAGATCTCGTCATGGAAGATGACGGTGAACTCCCGGTACGGCTCGAGACGGCTCCGCGGCGTTGCATCGTCGGTACGGGCAGGCACGAGCACATCGTTGCGCGGATAGGTCCCTGCAGGGAAGTTGCCCCTGTTCGGGCCGGTGATGATCGCGTTGATATCGGTATGGACAAGCGCATCGTTATGGAGCATCTTCAGGATGGGGAGCCCTGCCTTCCCTTCCGCCAGGTACGGCTCTTCGCCCGGATAGAGCGCGTCATAGTCGATGACCGGGTGTCCGTCGGGAGTCTTCCTGGGGGCGCCGTCCTGGTTTCTGAGGGTCGCGAGGTCGAGCTCCTCCCGCGTCGCCTGGCTGCGGTACCACTCGGCCCCGCGCTTCTGGACGTTCACCGCACCGAAGAGGCCGAACGGCAGCGAGCCGCCGTTGCCCTCGCCTCCCACCGTCGATGCGGCGTTATAGAGGAGAAAGGTCCCTTCCCTCTCCGCACGGAGCGTATAGGTGGCGGTCCCGCCCGGCGCCACGAGACTGTTCGGATTGCTGCCCACATAGGAGCCGTCGTCGTTGATACTGTTCACCGGCTGCATGCCGAGCACATGGACCGATGCTGTCCTCGTCGCCGGCTGGTCGCCCCTCGGGTCGGGCAGCGCAGGCAGGGCAGGCGCCAGGAGATTCTGGAAATTGATCTGGAGGCAGTCTCCCTCATTCATGCGCAGCACGATCGGCCTCGGCCTCTTGTCGGGCCGCAGCGAGACAGCGCCTGCGGTTGCGCTGCCCCCTGCAGTCAGGGGCACGCCGCTGGCGTCGACCACGTCGCGCCTCAGGGCGAAGATCATCCCCGCAGGGTTTACCGCCCCCAGGCGGTTGTAGAAGAAGGGCTGGTCGAGCGCGACGACATCCGCGGTAATCGTCCGTTCGCAGACGCCCGCAGCCGTTGCTGCAGGAGCGCCCGCCAGGGCGATCGCCGTCGCCACGAGCAAAAGTGCCATACTACGTGTTGCGGTCTTCATGGTGCCTCCCCATTTATTGCATCTGACGTTATCCCGTAAAACATACATCCCGGCGAGCATGAGAGAGCAAAATCCGTTCCATTATTAAAAAAGCTTAATCGATGCCCGATATCTGCCACATCTGTCAGGACGGATGCCATAGATGACGCGAAAGGGGAGGGGAAAACGTACAATCGCTTTAGCCGTATTTCACTTTGACCCGTTCATTTTAACGCGCCCGGCGGAAAATAAAAAATCAAAAAGAAAAATGCACAATTAAGGACTCCTTATCTTCGATTTTTTCTTTTGATTTTTGCTCTCTCTCCTCTTCGCGTTATGGTAGAATGCTTTGAAAATAAGAGTCCCTAACGAAATGAAAGAGCTTGGAGTCGGATGAGGTATAGTATGTGGAGCGGTATCAGCAGCCCGAGCGAAGTCATGGATGACGAAGCGGGCTGGTGCCTCGGAGGTCGCATCGACCGAGAATGAGCGAACATACTGTGCCTCGTCTGACTCCCCTCCTCATTCCGTTAAATGCTCTAAGTTCGGTCATCCGCTGCGAAAGAGGTGTGTATGGTGAAGTTTGTGCTCGTACTGTTTTTGCTTGCGCTCCCGTTAAGGGACCAGTGCGGTGCAGCCGCCAGGGGCGCTGCCGATGAAGCACTCCGGCAAGAGGCCAAAGGAGCCAAAGGGAAATATCTCCGCACGATAGAGGATTACCGGGTCCCGAATGTGACGCTCCTGAACCAGGACGGAAAAAAGATAAAGCTCCGCTCCTTTCTCGATCAGGGCAAGCCGGTGATCATCGATTTCATCTTCACGACCTGCACGACCATATGCCCCGTCCTCTCGGCGGGGTTCTCCCATCTCCAGGACCGGCTCGGCGACGGGGCGAAGTCGGTGCAGCTCGTCTCGATATCAATCGACCCTGCGTACGACAGGCCCGAACAGATGAAGGCGTACCTCGCACGCTACAATGCGGGAGCGGGATGGGACTTCCTCACCGGGAGCAGGGAGGACATCGCCCTCGTGCTCAAGGCCTTCGATGCAGCGGTCGCCGACAAGATGTCGCACCTCCCCCTCTATATTCTTCGCGGCCCGGAGTCGGACGAATGGGTCCGCATCAAGGGTTTGATCAGCGGCGCCGAGCTCATGCGCGAGCTCGGGAAGGTGCAGAAGAAATGAGAAATCAGCCATTCTCCCGGGCAGTGCCGCCGCTCGTTCTCTTCCTCTTCGTCATGTTTTTCTTGTCCGCCCCTGCGATAGCGGATAAGGATGCAACGATAGCCGGGCATTCGCCGGAGGAAGCGCTCCGCCTCGGCGAGGCGATGTACGCGAAGGGGCTGCTCCCTTCCGGCAAGCCGATGAGCGCCGTTCTCCAGGGCGATCTCGTGGTGAAAGGCACGATGGTCACCTGCGCCAACTGCCATATGCGGAGCGGCCTCGGCTCGGTCGAGGGGGGAGTCCTCACGCTCCCGACCAACGGAGCGCTGCTCTACGCTCCTCTCAGGAGCAGCCGCGACCTCCCGGGAATCGGCATGGGGCGGGGAGAGCTGAAGTATCCCAGGCCTGCGTATACCGATGCGTCTCTTGCAAAGGCTATCCGCTCAGGGGTGGATGCAGCCGGACGGATAATGGAGGAGACGATGCCGCGCTATCTCCTCGACGACCGGGAGATGGAGATCCTGGTCTTCTATCTGAAGAACCTCTCGTCGAAGCCCTCGCCCGGCGCATCGGGCGACTCGATACGGCTCGCGACGATCGTAACCGAGGGCGTAAGCGATAACGAGCGGAGGGCAATGGTCGATCCCCTTGCGGCATATATACGGCAGGAGTGGAATGCGAACCTGACGGTGCTCTCGATGACCACGAGAGAGAAGACCTACCGCCCCGTCTCGCTCGATATATGGGAGTTGAAAGGTCCTCCCGAGACATGGAGGGAACAGCTCGAGGCCTTCTACAAGAGGGAGCCGGTCTTTGCTCTCATAGGAGGGATAGCAGCTTCCCCCTGGCACCCTGTCCACGGCTTTTGCGAGGAGAACAGGATACCGTGCATTCTCCCCATAACCGATCTGCCGGTGGTCTCGCAGGGCGACTGGTACACGCTCTACTTCTCGAAGGGATACCACCAGGAGGGCGAGGCTGCTGCGAACTACCTCGCCCACGTCCTCGATCTGCCGCAGGACAAGGAGGTCGTCCAGGTGTTCAGGAATAAGGACGAGGGAAAGGCCCTGGCAGAGGGATTTGCCGGCGCATGGAAGAGGCAGGGCAGGACCGGTCCCAGAGATCGTATGCTTTCCCCGGGGGAAAGAGCGGACAGGCCCTTCTGGAAAGAGCTTGCGGCGCAGCACCGGAACGCGGTCTTCCTCCTCTGGCTCGGCCCCGGAGACCTGAGCGGCGTCGAAGCGCTGGCCGACACCGCAGACCGTCCCTCGATCGTCTTCGCCTCATCGACGATGCTCGGCAACGACTACGCGGCGCTCCCCGACGCTGTCCGGGATTTCGCTCTCTTGACCTATCCCAACCGCCTCCCCGAAGAGAGCGCCGGCGCTCTGTTCTCCGTGGAGCAGTGGCTGGGGGCGAAAAAGATACCGGTGACCGGCATCGCGACCTCGTCGAAGGTCTTTCTCCTTACGCGCGCCCTGTCGAGGGTGATGATCGCCATGAAGGGACACTTCTACCGCGACTATTTCCTCGATCTCTTCGATATGCTCGAGGACCAGACCACGGCGGTCGCTGCCTATCCCGTGCTCAGCTTCGGCCCCGGGCAGCGCTACGCAGCGAAAGGCTGCTATGTCGTCAAGCTCACCAGGGGAGAGCAGCCGAAGATCATAAAGCAGAGCGACTGGATCATATACTAAGAGCTCCTAGCAGAATGAGCAAAGAGAGTCAGACAAGGCACAGTACATTCGCTCAACTGCCACCCCAAAGATCTTCGATCTTCGGGGACCCCGATTCTCGGTCGATGCTACCTCCGAGGCTAGGGCAGCTCGGAATCGAGTCGTACCGACCCGCTCCGCCATCCTGGCTCCGCCCCGGCTGCCCATGCCGCTCATATACTATGCCTCGTCCGAATCTAAGTTCTTTCATTTTCTTAGGAGCTCTGAGAAAGAGAGGGCTTGCATGGCGCAGGCCCTCTCTATTGACAGCTAGCTGATGGTGACCGGGATCCTTCCGGTGAAGAGCACCTCTTTGGGGTTCCGGTGGTTCCTGAATTGAACGATCCCGTGTCCGCTCACCGGCGCTGTCGGCCTCATCAGCACATCGAAACGCCGCGCGGTCGAGAGAAAATAGGAATGCCCTGCCCTCAGCACAAAGGCGTTGTTGTAAAGCCCGTACGGCGGCACGCCGAGCGCCCTGCCGTCGAAGGCGATGATCACCACATCCGTCGGGAAGCTCACCGTGACAGGACAGTAGGCGGCGTTGATGAACCGGACGAGGACCGTCTGCCCCACCCGTGCATTGACCGGCACCTGCATGCCGCTGACCCCGCTGTTCAGGTCCGGCGGGACGACGAAGCTTGGAGCGCAGGTGCCTGTTCCTCCCAGCGGTGCGGGAAAGGGGAGCCCGGTGACGAAGAAGTAGTCGGGGTTGTAATCATGGAAGTCGCCCTTGAGAAACATATCGTCCACACCCGGGTTATTGCCGTGGGCCGGGAAGGTGTCTTTGGGGTTATCCATGAAGTCGCTCCATTGCGAAGAGCGGTCGTCAACGACCCAGGCGGCCTCCACGTCGTAGGGAACGGTCATGGCGTGGGGGTCTCCGCTGGTCAGCGGTTGATTGTTGAATCCCGGGAACTGCGGGAATCTGGCGAGGTTCGCTGCAGTGCGGCGGGGGTAGCCGCCGGAGGTCGCGGGATTCGCAAAGGCGTCGGGAGGCTCGATCACGAGCATCCCGTAGAGGCCGAACTCGAAGTGCTGCATCGTGTTCCGGTGGCAGTGGTAGAAGTACGTCCCGATGTAATTGGGCTGGAACTGGTAGGTGTATCTGCCGATCTCGAACGAGCAGTGCCCCACCCCGTCGTTCATGGGCGTCGGCTCGATGCCGTGCCAGTGGACCGTATGCGGCGGCGATCCTCCGGATTCGGTATGCCCGTGGAAAATGGCGCCGCGCGGCACGCGGATCGTCGCCGCAGGAAAGGTGCCTCCCTTGGTGGCGGGGACATCGTCGTCCGAGAACAGGAAGAACGCCACCCTCCTGCCGTCCCACATATCGATGTCCAATCCATGCATGAGGCCCAGCGAAACGGTGTTGGGTATCTGCTGCGTAGCCCCCGGGACGGTAGCCGCTATGAACGCAGGCACCGGGTTCGTCGGGTTGAGGCGCTCCGGGGTCGGCGGGCTGGCCTTGGGGGGATCGAAGTGCTTTACCCATTCGCCTTCGCCGCCTGCTATCGATCTCCTCGCTATTCTATGAGCCGGATTCGTGAATGACATGGTCTTGCTCCTTTCTCCTTATGGGCTCAGTGTCCCGCGTGGTCGGGCCCTGCCGCCGGCCCGGTGGCGTCCGGTCCATGCTCCGCGGATGAATTCGGGAAGGTTACGATGCCGCCCTCCATGGTCCGGTCGCCGATAAAGTCCATTCCCGACATCAGTCCGAAGTTGTAGTTGCCGCCCTGGGCCACCTGGGAGGGCTCGCAATGGTCGTGCATCGGGTAGCAGAGCGGCGACTGCTGCACCGAGATATCCACCGAGTTCGGATTCAGCGGGTCCGCGAGGGTCCCCACAGGGGGGAAGTACGTCCCCAGCTCCTCCTCGGGGGGCCATGTCTTGCCGCCGTTCACGGTGGTCAGCGGCGGGTCGGGAAGCCCGATGCCGCGGGTATTGGGGATATCGGGCGGCCGGTGGAACGGCACCAGCCAATCGAACCCGCCGAGCGGCACCGCCTGAATCGTGTCTACCCAGAGGACATTGTCCTGCACCCTGCGGTTCAGGGAGATGACGTACATGTGGTTCGCGTGCATATGCATTGAATGCAGGTAGAGCCCCGCATTGAGGACGCGTACGATGCAGGGCTCGCCGACGCGGAGCTTCGGGCATATATAGCCGTTGTGGTGTCCGAAGAAGCCCGACTGCCCGTTGAGCGTGTAGTACTGCGCCTTCCTGTTCATAACGCCGGTTTCGAAGGCATTGGCGTAAGGGTCGTTCAGCATGGCATTCACGAACTGGGCCGCAGGATAAATCTGTCCCGGCGGGAGGCTGCCCACCTCCGCGAAAAGCACGGGGCTCGCCTGGTGGAGCACCCAGACGTACTGCCTGAACGGCGGCGTATGGTTCGCCATGTCGCCCGCTTCCCACGAGAGGCCGGGGAAGTGGCCAGCGGTCCCCAGGTCGTCGAAGAGCCTCTGTACCGCAGGGGTCGGCCTGTCGTAGGGCGTAAATTTATGGCCCGGAGCAGCGAGCCTCGGCATGACGATGAACGCGCCGTGGAGCCCCATCACGCGGTTTACCGGCGCGTTGAGGTTGTCGTAATAAAGAAACGAGCCTGCCCTGGAAGCGGTGAAAGAAAAGGTCTTCGTTTCAGCCGGTGCGATGGGGCCGCTCGAGAATACGCCGGGAATGAAAAAGGCATGCGGCTCGTCGAGTTCGTTCGTCAGGGTGATGCTGATCGTGTCTCCCTGGGTGCAGAAGATGTTGGGGCCCGGACAGTCTGCCGGCAGGTCGGGGGCATCGCTCTTGTATATCCAGAAGTAGCACCGCGCATCGTTGATGCTGTTGTGCGTTATCATCTCCTTCATCGCATCGGTGATGCGGAAGTTGAGCGTCTGCGTCTGGACCGCGGCAAAGACATCGCTTTCGAGGATCCAGGGCATCTGGCTTCCGACCACAAGAGTCGCCATGCCCTTCAAAAATTGTCGTCTGTTTATCTCCATGACCTTCTCTCCTTTCTCCGTCTGCTTCTCTTCCCCGGCCTGACCGTTCATCCGTTCCTCACAGGCGCTCCTCACAGGATGTCTGCCGGAAAGAATTGCAAGCTTCATTCCAGAATTAACTAATTTTAATGAACTGTCAGGCCCTGCCACCGGTGGCAGCAAGGAGAACCTTTTCTGTCACAATTGACATGATATGCGCTGCATACCGTCAGCAGGTAATTTTCACCATGCCAAAAGTGAACGGGCCATTTTAGGCGAAGGGGCGCACGATGCGCCATTATGATGCAGTTCACCCCCGCTCGTGCGGACGAGGGCGTCCGTTGTAACACTGATCGTCCATCCTGTATACTTCAAAGACGAGCAGAGCCGGACCTGTTCTTCCGGCCGTCGTATTCATCCCAAGCCCAAGCCCAAGAACGGGAGAGTGAGCTTTATGACGCATTCAGTAGACCTGCAGACCCTGGCCGATACGCACGACGAACCCTTTATCGTCCTCGACAGGGAGTACCGCATACGCTCGGCCAACAAGGCCTTCGAGGAGGTCTTCAAGCTCAAGCTCGGCGAGGTGATAGGAAAGCATTGCTATGAAGTGAGCCATTTCGGCACGCTGCCGTGCCGTCTCAGCGAAGAGCATTGTCCCCATCTCGCGGTGTTCAGCCTCGACAAGGCATCGACCTGCGAGCATACGCACTTCGACACCGACGGCTGTCTCCACCGCGTAAAGATAAAGTTCTTTCCCCTCCATGCCCATGAGGACGAGGTGTTCGTCGGCCTCTCGATCCGGAGCTTTGCCAATCGTATCGAGGCGATCAAGAGGCAGGGACAGCAGCTGGCAGGCAGCTCCCCCGTATTCCTGCACTGCCTGGAACGGCTCCATACCGCAGCGCAATCCGATATGCCGGCGCTCATAGCAGGAGAGACCGGGACCGGGAAGCAGCTGGCGGCCGATTTCATACACCGGAGCTCAGGCCGCAGAGAGAGGCCCTTCGTGACCGTGGACTGCATGCTCCTGAGCGAAGATCTCTTCGAGCGGGAGCTTTTCGGCTGCGAGCGGGAAGGCGCGGAACGGCCGGGGCTCATCGAGCTGGCCGACGGCGGGACGCTCTTCCTGGACGAGGTGAGCGAGCTGCCGCGCAGCCTGCAGGGCAAGCTGCTGAGAGTCATCGAGACCGGGGAGTTCAAGCGCCTCGGCAGTTCGAAGGTCCAGAAGGCCGATATCCGGGTCATCTGCGCTACGAACCGCAATCTCGGCGGCTTGATGAGAAGAGGGGACTTCCGCAAAGACCTCTACTACCGCATCGCCGGCATGACCATAACGATGCCGCCGCTGCGCGACCGCAGGGACGATATCCCGGCCATCGCCGGGGAGCTCCTGGCGCAGCTGAGCATGAAAAGCAAAACCGCCTACCGGATCACCGCCGAAGCGCTCCGGTCCCTCGCAGAGCACGATTATCCGGGGAATGTGCGGGAGCTGCGGAATGTCCTTTATGACGCAGCGATGACCGCTGCCGACGGCGTGATCGGGACGGTGACCATACACAAGTCCGTCGATCACGGGCACGGGCCCGAAGATCACGAAGCGCCTCCGGCCGGTCGAGAGAAGAGCGGGACCGCATCCGGCCAACCCGTCTCGATTAACGACGCCGAGGCCCGCCACATCGCGGCCACCCTGAAAAAAGTAAAGGGAAGCCGCCGGGAGGCCGCCAGGGTCCTGGGGGTCAGCGAACGGACCCTCTACCGTAAAATAGAGCGGTACGGCATCGAGTAGGATCAGCCATCAGTTCTCGGCACAGAGCGACGTTCGCCCTAATTCGCGCTTGCTTTCTGAGGGATGAGAATGTCCACTACGGTACCCTCGCCTTTTCTGCTCGTAATCGTGATCGTTCCGTTCATCCTGGCGAGGATCCGCCGTGCAGTGAGCAGCCCGAGGCCCAGAGCGCGGGGCTTGGTCGAAAAGAAGGGCTTGAAGAGAGTGCGCTGCTGCGCTTCGTCCATACCGCTTCCGTTATCGGCTACCCGTATCATGATCATGCCTCCCAGGGCGGGCTCGACGCTCAGGAAGACCTCGGGCTTTACTCTCCCCGTGCAGGCATCGGCGGCATTGGACAGGACGATGAGGAGGACCTGCTGCAGTGCGCGGGGGTCGACGGCGCAGAAGATCGCCCCGGGGGCGAAGGAAGGCAGGAGAGAGATGCCCTGCGCAGCGAAGTCGATGTTCATATGGACGAGGAGCTTCTCGAAGAAGGAGAGGAGCGCGACGTTCTGGATTTCGGGGTGCTCGAAGAGAGAGCACTTCTTGAGCAGCTTCATGAACTGCTCGACCTTGGCGAGCTCGTCGAGAGAGCGCTGGAGGTACTCTCCCATGGCCGCCTGGTCATAGCGCGCGAGATTGTCCCTGAGCATGCTCAAGACCATCTTGACGGAATTGACCGGGTTGCCTATCTCCTGCATAAGTCCCGCAAACAGGGCGCTCACCGTGCTCGTCGCCTTCAGTGCGTCGTCGAGCGACTCCTTCCGGTGCTGCTCCGTACGGTCACGCCGGATCGAGAGATAACTGTCGATGCCGCCGTCCCGGTTCCGCATCAACGCTATGGTGGCCGCTTCTTCGTAGAGCGTTCCGTCCTTCTTCCGGTGTATAAGCGACCCGTTCCAGGTGTCGCTGCGCCGGAGCGTCTCCCTGAGCTCACGATAAAAGGCGGCATCATGCCTGCCGCTGTCGAGGATATGGAGATCGCGGCCGAGCGCCTCGTCTCTCCCGTATCCGGTAATGCGTTCGAATGCAGGGTTGGTGTAGCGTATGATGCCCCTCGTGTCGGTGATGACCACGGCATCGGACAGGCCTTCGGCGACCGGCGCGACATAGTCTCCTATCCGGCCGCACCCCTGCCGTCCCTCACCGGCGGCCTGATCATCGCGGGCGTCACCGCGGCCCGCATCCTCATGATTGCTCGGCCCCTGCGCCCACCACGCCTCGTCGCTCGCGGCGCCCTTGCCGAGGGGAAAGCCGGTCTTGACCACGTAACTGAGCGCCCCCCGCTCATCGGAGAGGACGGCATCGGTCCATGAGATCAGCCGTTTGCCGCTGTCCTTCGTCTGCCAGAAGGTGAGCTGCCTGCAGGCCGGCTTCCCTTCGATGAGACTTTTGAAGGAGCACCGGGCGATCTCCGCCTCCTCGGGAGTGAGGAAGAGCTCCCAGAAATGCCTGCCTTTGACTTCATCGGAAGAGTAGCCGGTCAACTGCTCGAGGGTCCGGTTGAGCCGGACGATGCGGCCCTCACGATCGAGGGCGACGACGAGGGCGTC
This is a stretch of genomic DNA from Nitrospirota bacterium. It encodes these proteins:
- a CDS encoding SCO family protein, which gives rise to MVKFVLVLFLLALPLRDQCGAAARGAADEALRQEAKGAKGKYLRTIEDYRVPNVTLLNQDGKKIKLRSFLDQGKPVIIDFIFTTCTTICPVLSAGFSHLQDRLGDGAKSVQLVSISIDPAYDRPEQMKAYLARYNAGAGWDFLTGSREDIALVLKAFDAAVADKMSHLPLYILRGPESDEWVRIKGLISGAELMRELGKVQKK
- a CDS encoding copper oxidase, with the protein product MKTATRSMALLLVATAIALAGAPAATAAGVCERTITADVVALDQPFFYNRLGAVNPAGMIFALRRDVVDASGVPLTAGGSATAGAVSLRPDKRPRPIVLRMNEGDCLQINFQNLLAPALPALPDPRGDQPATRTASVHVLGMQPVNSINDDGSYVGSNPNSLVAPGGTATYTLRAEREGTFLLYNAASTVGGEGNGGSLPFGLFGAVNVQKRGAEWYRSQATREELDLATLRNQDGAPRKTPDGHPVIDYDALYPGEEPYLAEGKAGLPILKMLHNDALVHTDINAIITGPNRGNFPAGTYPRNDVLVPARTDDATPRSRLEPYREFTVIFHDEIFAKQAFPEFTDPILSHTLHGVRDGFAINYGTAGAGAEVLANRKNVGPMWDCPECKFEEFFLTSWAVGDPAMVVDIPANAADGTGQVITGPKATVAFYPDDPSNVHHSYIGDHVKFRNLHAGPKEHHIFHLHAHQWLFSPDDDDSSYLDSQAIGPGSGYTYDIAYNGSGNRNQTVGDSIFHCHFYPHFAQGMWELWRVHDVFEAGTELDSATGAPLPGARALPDAEILAGTPIPAVVPLPHRAMAPMPGALHIDNTTGQVVFDDTTRNPGYPFYIPGLAGHRPPHPPLDFAKEADGTVHDGGLPRHIITGGVATFPTTVAEMRLNLDKVLHEADAIQIPESGTPMELLAMNFHAKRFHNSYLPNGAPATGTSGFKTNGRPPAQGAPFADPCLTDFGTATGNRRTYKAAAIQLDMTFNKVGWHFPQSRILALWRDVEPTLNGTRAPEPLFFRANTNDCMTFLHTNLVPNIYELDDYQVRTPTDIIGQHIHLVKFDVTSSDGSGNGYNYEDGTFSPQEVRERIHAINQRGGLWLYDLAAQTTLAAKPHPFFGSVPGVDALGAQTTVQRWYEDPTLNNRGQDRTLRTIFTHDHFGPSTHQQAGLYASLVVEPAGSRWRDPETGTFYGTRDDGGPTSWRADILPRNSADSYREFLFQFADFQLAYQAGSGGTAASPVPDPEGVINPPAKEEAPLPLLVKKLVDVCPDGVSTPPCPEAISAADVGTFTVNYRNEPVALRVLDPGLADLANPAGKQALGRAGDLSLVYRSDVARAIPGLNVQPAFYPPRLGVTAGDPYTPLLRTYDGDKIQIRVQVGATEEGHTMTFHGLKWFSEPLDAGSGYRNAQMLGISEHFELLIPMTPTEGLAGPFRDYLYKMDASSDGQWNGIWGFLRSYSSRRNDLLPLPNNPAPANGVFLSKITNLKEFRGVCPIAAPLRTLDVTAVSAANALPGGTLTYNSRDTQFTTAFDPEHPEAPAEVRSGPLHDPTAILYVRTSDLNADGTLKAGAPVEPLILRARAGECLQVILRNRLPQALPDMDGYSILPPIVDDFNANQVHPSNSVGLHPQLVAFDVARHDGTNAGLNAVKVQTAAPGRAVVYRWYAGDLAVDSLNRLKATPIEFGPVNLMPADPIKQAGKGAVGALVIEHQNATWIEDPGSRASATVSINGVTHREFVLMFQDDINLKDGFGNPIENFGGDDDAEDSAQKAFNYRTEPLWFRLGVAPNLPLREARAIDFTNVLSNTITGGADPQTPVFEAEAGMPVRLYLLHPGGHPRNSVFQLHGHIWDRHPHSLNSTQIGHNHDNHSEMTGSQEGIGPANHFVVLPHDGAGGAFKVPGDYLYRDMASFQFSGGLWGILRVTPPAATPTPE
- a CDS encoding ABC transporter substrate-binding protein; translation: MRNQPFSRAVPPLVLFLFVMFFLSAPAIADKDATIAGHSPEEALRLGEAMYAKGLLPSGKPMSAVLQGDLVVKGTMVTCANCHMRSGLGSVEGGVLTLPTNGALLYAPLRSSRDLPGIGMGRGELKYPRPAYTDASLAKAIRSGVDAAGRIMEETMPRYLLDDREMEILVFYLKNLSSKPSPGASGDSIRLATIVTEGVSDNERRAMVDPLAAYIRQEWNANLTVLSMTTREKTYRPVSLDIWELKGPPETWREQLEAFYKREPVFALIGGIAASPWHPVHGFCEENRIPCILPITDLPVVSQGDWYTLYFSKGYHQEGEAAANYLAHVLDLPQDKEVVQVFRNKDEGKALAEGFAGAWKRQGRTGPRDRMLSPGERADRPFWKELAAQHRNAVFLLWLGPGDLSGVEALADTADRPSIVFASSTMLGNDYAALPDAVRDFALLTYPNRLPEESAGALFSVEQWLGAKKIPVTGIATSSKVFLLTRALSRVMIAMKGHFYRDYFLDLFDMLEDQTTAVAAYPVLSFGPGQRYAAKGCYVVKLTRGEQPKIIKQSDWIIY
- a CDS encoding multicopper oxidase domain-containing protein, whose product is MNGQAGEEKQTEKGEKVMEINRRQFLKGMATLVVGSQMPWILESDVFAAVQTQTLNFRITDAMKEMITHNSINDARCYFWIYKSDAPDLPADCPGPNIFCTQGDTISITLTNELDEPHAFFIPGVFSSGPIAPAETKTFSFTASRAGSFLYYDNLNAPVNRVMGLHGAFIVMPRLAAPGHKFTPYDRPTPAVQRLFDDLGTAGHFPGLSWEAGDMANHTPPFRQYVWVLHQASPVLFAEVGSLPPGQIYPAAQFVNAMLNDPYANAFETGVMNRKAQYYTLNGQSGFFGHHNGYICPKLRVGEPCIVRVLNAGLYLHSMHMHANHMYVISLNRRVQDNVLWVDTIQAVPLGGFDWLVPFHRPPDIPNTRGIGLPDPPLTTVNGGKTWPPEEELGTYFPPVGTLADPLNPNSVDISVQQSPLCYPMHDHCEPSQVAQGGNYNFGLMSGMDFIGDRTMEGGIVTFPNSSAEHGPDATGPAAGPDHAGH
- a CDS encoding multicopper oxidase domain-containing protein — translated: MSFTNPAHRIARRSIAGGEGEWVKHFDPPKASPPTPERLNPTNPVPAFIAATVPGATQQIPNTVSLGLMHGLDIDMWDGRRVAFFLFSDDDVPATKGGTFPAATIRVPRGAIFHGHTESGGSPPHTVHWHGIEPTPMNDGVGHCSFEIGRYTYQFQPNYIGTYFYHCHRNTMQHFEFGLYGMLVIEPPDAFANPATSGGYPRRTAANLARFPQFPGFNNQPLTSGDPHAMTVPYDVEAAWVVDDRSSQWSDFMDNPKDTFPAHGNNPGVDDMFLKGDFHDYNPDYFFVTGLPFPAPLGGTGTCAPSFVVPPDLNSGVSGMQVPVNARVGQTVLVRFINAAYCPVTVSFPTDVVIIAFDGRALGVPPYGLYNNAFVLRAGHSYFLSTARRFDVLMRPTAPVSGHGIVQFRNHRNPKEVLFTGRIPVTIS